From Chryseobacterium shandongense, the proteins below share one genomic window:
- a CDS encoding pentapeptide repeat-containing protein — MKQSYFSDQNFENTDFAQQPLDKGEYEDCTFTNCNLEYVDLSGFNFNDCEFIGCNLSMAKIVSTAFREVVFKECKMFGLHFNECNEFGMSFSFDGCYLNNSVFYKANIKKTIFKDSKLIEVDFSECDLSNTVFNNCDLSGAVFDRTNLEKADFRTSVNYTIDPSQNRLKKAKFSLSEIHGLLCQFDIEIDKNG; from the coding sequence ATGAAACAATCATATTTCTCAGATCAAAATTTCGAGAACACAGATTTCGCACAACAACCTTTAGATAAGGGCGAATATGAAGACTGTACGTTTACAAACTGCAATTTAGAGTATGTAGATCTTTCAGGTTTTAATTTCAATGATTGTGAATTTATCGGATGCAATCTGAGCATGGCAAAAATTGTTTCCACAGCTTTTCGTGAAGTTGTTTTTAAAGAATGTAAAATGTTTGGGCTTCATTTTAACGAATGCAACGAATTTGGAATGTCATTCAGCTTTGACGGGTGTTATCTTAATAATTCTGTTTTCTACAAGGCAAATATTAAAAAAACTATATTTAAAGATTCAAAATTAATTGAGGTTGATTTCTCAGAATGTGATCTTTCTAATACTGTCTTTAATAATTGTGACTTGTCGGGCGCCGTATTCGATCGTACAAACCTTGAAAAAGCGGATTTCAGAACATCTGTGAATTATACCATAGATCCTTCTCAAAACAGGCTTAAAAAGGCGAAATTTTCACTTTCTGAAATTCATGGACTCTTGTGCCAGTTCGATATAGAAATTGATAAAAACGGATAA
- the rodA gene encoding rod shape-determining protein RodA — protein MKWAEGIDKLGLGLYFLLCAFAIANIYSVDQKLGEKQLIFFCISLFVGLVIFVGRSKFFENMSGIIYIGGVLLLIGLFPFGKEILGQKNWYKFGSFTMQPVEFAKIGTALMLANYVSGPEFNLKNKKSLWTTLAIVGIPAVVVLAIPDVGSMLVFIAFFIALYREGLSGLLFGVGFLFAGVFLISLAVNPIWVAITIVLIVGGWIAMNYYKMSWNIISISGIVGSVVLLCGLAFGSPYILEKLPKHQRERIEVLYKGEKAFRDTSGYNLLYSKTAIGSGGLWGKGYREGSVTQGKFVPEQETDYIFCTVGEEWGFAGSVILILCYMIFIGRIYYLAEQQKSGFNRVFGYCFASILLMHFTINLGMVMGLFPTVGIPLPYFSYGGSSLLAFSMMTFIFFKLNYSDKNSLV, from the coding sequence ATGAAATGGGCAGAAGGAATAGATAAATTAGGTCTTGGACTGTATTTCCTGCTGTGTGCTTTTGCCATTGCAAATATTTACAGCGTAGATCAGAAATTAGGTGAAAAGCAATTGATTTTCTTCTGTATTTCTCTCTTTGTGGGACTGGTCATTTTTGTGGGAAGAAGCAAGTTCTTTGAAAATATGTCCGGAATTATTTACATCGGAGGAGTTTTGTTATTGATAGGATTATTTCCTTTCGGGAAAGAAATTCTCGGACAGAAAAACTGGTATAAATTCGGAAGTTTTACGATGCAGCCGGTGGAATTTGCAAAGATCGGTACCGCGCTGATGCTTGCCAATTATGTTTCCGGTCCCGAATTTAATTTAAAAAACAAAAAGTCGCTCTGGACTACCTTAGCCATTGTAGGAATTCCTGCTGTGGTTGTTCTGGCTATTCCAGATGTGGGTTCCATGTTGGTATTTATCGCGTTTTTTATCGCGTTATACCGGGAAGGACTGAGCGGACTATTATTCGGTGTAGGATTTCTTTTCGCAGGCGTTTTCCTGATTTCACTGGCTGTTAACCCTATTTGGGTAGCCATCACTATTGTTCTTATTGTTGGAGGCTGGATTGCCATGAATTACTACAAAATGTCCTGGAATATTATTTCCATTTCAGGAATTGTAGGATCTGTGGTTTTGCTTTGCGGATTGGCTTTCGGGTCACCCTATATTTTAGAGAAGCTTCCGAAACACCAGAGAGAGAGAATTGAAGTTCTTTATAAAGGTGAAAAAGCATTTAGAGATACATCAGGGTATAATTTATTATATTCAAAAACGGCGATAGGATCGGGCGGACTTTGGGGAAAAGGGTATCGCGAAGGTTCCGTAACGCAGGGGAAATTCGTTCCCGAACAAGAAACCGATTATATTTTCTGTACCGTAGGCGAAGAATGGGGATTTGCAGGAAGTGTGATTCTGATTTTGTGTTACATGATCTTTATCGGAAGAATCTATTATCTGGCAGAACAGCAGAAATCGGGTTTTAATCGCGTTTTCGGATATTGCTTTGCATCAATTCTGCTTATGCACTTTACCATCAATTTAGGAATGGTTATGGGGCTCTTTCCAACCGTTGGAATACCGTTGCCTTATTTTAGTTATGGAGGAAGTTCTCTGCTTGCCTTTTCAATGATGACTTTTATTTTCTTTAAATTAAATTATTCGGATAAGAATAGTTTGGTTTAA